A region from the Cellvibrio sp. PSBB006 genome encodes:
- the purD gene encoding phosphoribosylamine--glycine ligase encodes MNILIIGSGGREHALAWKAAQSPQVEKVFVAPGNAGTLLDNKLANVSLDILDFSRLADFAEANDVGLTIVGPEVPLVAGIVDFFKERNLPCFGPTKGAAQLEGSKAFTKDFLARHKIPTAEYQNFTEVEPALAYLREKGAPIVVKADGLAAGKGVIVAETLAQAEEAVRDMLSGNAFGDAGCRVVIEEFLAGEEASFIVMVDGKNILPMATSQDHKRVGDGDTGPNTGGMGAYSPAPVVTQAVHDRVMQEIIRPTVDGMAAEGNDYTGFLYAGLMIDASGTPKVIEYNCRFGDPETQPIMLRLQSDLVELCLTALKGDLDKVTAEWDERASIGVVLAAGGYPGNYNKGDVISGLPTEEVNGEKVFHAGTTNKDGMVVTSGGRVLCATALGKTVSEAQQRAYELAAKIQWDGVFYRKDIGYRAIAREQN; translated from the coding sequence ATGAACATTTTGATTATTGGCAGCGGCGGACGCGAACACGCGTTGGCCTGGAAGGCGGCGCAAAGCCCGCAGGTCGAGAAAGTGTTTGTTGCACCGGGTAATGCCGGAACCTTGCTCGACAATAAACTCGCCAATGTGTCTCTCGATATCCTCGATTTTTCCAGACTCGCCGACTTTGCCGAAGCAAACGACGTTGGCTTAACCATCGTTGGGCCGGAAGTCCCATTAGTAGCCGGCATTGTCGATTTCTTCAAAGAACGCAACCTGCCCTGCTTTGGCCCCACTAAAGGTGCCGCGCAGTTGGAAGGCTCCAAAGCCTTCACCAAAGATTTCCTCGCCCGCCACAAGATTCCCACCGCCGAATATCAAAACTTTACCGAGGTTGAGCCAGCCCTGGCTTACCTACGTGAGAAAGGTGCGCCCATTGTGGTGAAGGCCGATGGCCTGGCGGCGGGCAAAGGGGTGATCGTTGCAGAAACGCTGGCGCAAGCCGAAGAGGCCGTGCGCGATATGTTATCTGGCAATGCCTTTGGTGATGCCGGCTGTCGTGTCGTGATTGAAGAATTTCTTGCCGGTGAAGAAGCCAGTTTTATTGTGATGGTCGACGGCAAAAATATTTTGCCGATGGCCACCAGCCAGGATCACAAACGCGTGGGCGATGGTGATACCGGCCCTAACACCGGCGGCATGGGTGCATATTCTCCCGCGCCGGTCGTGACGCAAGCGGTGCATGATCGCGTAATGCAGGAAATCATTCGTCCCACCGTGGACGGCATGGCTGCCGAAGGCAATGATTACACCGGCTTTTTGTATGCCGGTTTGATGATTGATGCCTCCGGTACCCCCAAGGTAATTGAATACAATTGCCGCTTTGGCGATCCGGAAACCCAACCCATCATGCTGCGTCTGCAATCTGATTTAGTAGAACTGTGTCTGACTGCTTTGAAAGGCGATCTGGATAAAGTAACCGCCGAGTGGGATGAGCGCGCTTCCATCGGTGTTGTGTTGGCGGCGGGCGGTTATCCCGGCAATTACAACAAAGGCGACGTGATTTCCGGTTTACCCACCGAAGAAGTTAACGGCGAAAAAGTTTTCCATGCCGGCACGACCAATAAAGATGGCATGGTCGTTACCAGCGGTGGCCGCGTGCTCTGCGCTACCGCTCTGGGTAAAACCGTTTCTGAGGCGCAACAGCGCGCTTATGAGTTGGCGGCGAAGATTCAGTGGGATGGCGTCTTCTATCGCAAGGATATTGGTTATCGCGCGATTGCGCGGGAGCAGAATTAG
- the purH gene encoding bifunctional phosphoribosylaminoimidazolecarboxamide formyltransferase/IMP cyclohydrolase yields MSSVNLVPVKRALISVSDKTGIVEFAQALHAQGVEILSTGGTYRLLTDNKIPAIEVSDYTGFPEMMDGRVKTLHPKVHGGILARRGMDDAVMSEHGISAIDMVVVNLYPFEKTVAKADCSLEDAVENIDIGGPTMVRAAAKNHAFVNIVVNASDYAAILEELNANNGSTTYKTRFDLAIKAYEHTAAYDGAIANYFGRLVDGGSEDFPRTFNIQFIKAQEMRYGENPHQKAAFYVEKNPQEVSIATAKQLQGKELSYNNVADTDAALETVKSFTEPACVIVKHANPCGVAISSNIKTAYDLAYATDPESAFGGIIAFNRELDAETAKAIIERQFVEVIIAPSIAADAIEVVKAKQNVRLLACGEWGTERIGGLDYKRVNGGLLVQNRDNGMVTESDLKVVTKRVPTEAEMRDLLFAWKVAKFVKSNAIIYAKNNQTVGVGAGQMSRVNSARIAAIKAEHAGLQVAGSVMASDAFFPFRDGIDNAAKVGIAAVIQPGGSMRDEEVIAAADEHGMAMVFTGMRHFRH; encoded by the coding sequence ATGTCCAGCGTTAATCTTGTTCCCGTCAAGCGCGCTTTGATCAGCGTCTCCGATAAAACCGGTATTGTGGAATTTGCACAAGCCCTGCACGCCCAAGGCGTAGAAATTTTATCCACTGGCGGCACTTACCGCCTGCTCACCGACAACAAGATTCCTGCCATTGAGGTATCTGATTACACCGGTTTTCCAGAGATGATGGACGGCCGCGTCAAGACCCTGCACCCCAAGGTGCACGGCGGTATCCTCGCCCGTCGCGGTATGGATGATGCGGTAATGAGTGAGCACGGGATTAGCGCCATCGATATGGTCGTCGTCAATTTATATCCCTTTGAAAAAACCGTCGCCAAGGCCGATTGCTCGCTGGAAGATGCGGTAGAAAATATCGATATCGGCGGACCCACCATGGTACGCGCGGCCGCCAAGAATCATGCGTTTGTGAATATTGTTGTTAATGCATCGGACTATGCTGCCATCCTTGAAGAATTAAACGCCAACAACGGCAGCACCACTTACAAAACCCGTTTTGATCTGGCCATTAAAGCTTACGAACACACCGCAGCTTATGATGGCGCTATTGCCAATTACTTTGGTCGCCTGGTTGACGGTGGCAGCGAAGATTTTCCGCGGACATTCAATATCCAATTTATCAAAGCGCAAGAGATGCGTTACGGCGAAAACCCGCATCAGAAAGCAGCGTTTTATGTTGAAAAAAATCCGCAGGAAGTCAGCATCGCCACCGCCAAACAATTACAAGGCAAAGAACTTTCCTATAACAATGTGGCCGACACCGATGCCGCATTGGAAACGGTTAAATCCTTTACTGAGCCAGCCTGCGTCATCGTCAAACACGCTAACCCCTGCGGCGTGGCCATTAGCAGCAATATCAAAACCGCTTACGACCTGGCTTATGCCACTGACCCGGAATCAGCCTTCGGCGGCATTATTGCGTTTAACCGCGAATTGGATGCGGAAACCGCTAAAGCCATCATCGAACGCCAATTCGTGGAAGTGATTATTGCACCGAGCATTGCTGCAGATGCGATTGAGGTTGTGAAAGCCAAACAAAATGTGCGCCTGCTGGCCTGCGGCGAGTGGGGTACTGAACGCATTGGTGGTCTGGATTACAAACGCGTCAATGGCGGTTTGCTGGTGCAGAATCGCGATAACGGCATGGTGACGGAAAGCGATTTGAAAGTCGTGACCAAACGTGTGCCCACCGAAGCTGAAATGCGCGATTTATTATTTGCGTGGAAGGTGGCCAAGTTTGTGAAATCCAATGCGATTATCTACGCAAAAAATAATCAAACTGTCGGCGTGGGTGCGGGCCAGATGAGCCGCGTAAATTCCGCTCGCATCGCGGCGATTAAAGCTGAACACGCTGGCTTGCAAGTCGCCGGTTCGGTCATGGCTTCCGATGCTTTTTTCCCCTTCCGCGACGGTATTGATAACGCCGCTAAAGTCGGCATCGCGGCGGTAATCCAGCCCGGCGGCTCCATGCGCGATGAAGAAGTGATCGCCGCTGCCGATGAACACGGCATGGCCATGGTGTTCACCGGCATGCGCCACTTCCGCCATTAA
- the fis gene encoding DNA-binding transcriptional regulator Fis: MNTATFMTEAPATTSPANGFAQAAQSQSLRGCVEQAMENYFQNLDGQPVSDVYDMVMAEVEAPMLEIVLKYTRHNQTRAAQVLGLNRGTLRKKLKQYGLL; encoded by the coding sequence ATGAACACAGCAACTTTTATGACAGAAGCCCCAGCCACCACCAGCCCCGCCAATGGCTTTGCCCAGGCAGCGCAGTCACAGTCCCTGCGCGGTTGCGTCGAACAAGCAATGGAAAATTATTTCCAGAATCTTGATGGCCAGCCGGTAAGTGATGTTTACGATATGGTCATGGCTGAAGTTGAGGCACCCATGTTGGAGATCGTGCTCAAGTACACCCGTCATAACCAGACCCGTGCCGCCCAAGTACTGGGTTTAAACCGCGGAACCCTGCGTAAAAAATTAAAGCAATACGGCCTGCTCTAG
- the dusB gene encoding tRNA dihydrouridine synthase DusB: protein MFRIGPYQIDSQVILAPMAGVTDRPFRQLCRQLGAGLVVSEMVTANAELWGSRKSSLRLDHRGEVAPISVQIAGGEPEMMAEAARLNADNGAQIIDINMGCPAKKVCKKAAGSALLKDEQLVNDILRAVVSAVDIPVTLKIRTGWSMEERNAVRVARIAQDNGIAALAVHGRTRACGFAGAAEYDTIAAVVQAVDIPVFCNGDIDSASKARHVLDHTGAQAVMIGRAAQGRPWIFREIAHYLRTGEQLPEPSLTEVREILCSHLRELYDFYGDVMGPRIARKHVGWYLQTVAGSELFRQQFNRLENAEEQHASVQTFFEQLITKEDIAA from the coding sequence GTGTTCCGGATAGGTCCCTATCAGATCGACAGCCAGGTCATCCTTGCGCCCATGGCCGGGGTAACCGACCGCCCCTTCCGGCAGTTATGCCGTCAATTGGGTGCAGGTCTGGTGGTGTCAGAAATGGTAACGGCCAATGCGGAACTCTGGGGCAGTCGCAAGAGCAGTTTGCGTCTGGACCATCGCGGTGAAGTCGCACCGATATCGGTGCAAATTGCCGGCGGTGAGCCAGAGATGATGGCCGAGGCAGCGCGCCTGAATGCGGACAACGGAGCCCAGATTATTGATATCAATATGGGTTGCCCCGCCAAGAAGGTCTGTAAAAAAGCAGCAGGCTCGGCCTTGTTAAAAGATGAACAATTGGTAAACGATATCCTGCGCGCTGTTGTCTCAGCCGTGGATATCCCGGTGACCCTGAAGATTCGCACCGGCTGGAGTATGGAAGAACGTAACGCCGTGCGCGTTGCGCGAATCGCACAGGACAATGGTATCGCCGCACTCGCGGTCCACGGACGCACCCGCGCCTGTGGTTTTGCGGGAGCGGCGGAGTACGACACGATAGCCGCCGTGGTGCAGGCAGTCGATATTCCGGTGTTTTGCAACGGTGATATCGACTCGGCTTCCAAGGCGCGCCATGTGCTTGATCATACCGGCGCGCAAGCGGTCATGATCGGGCGGGCTGCTCAAGGGCGGCCGTGGATTTTCCGCGAAATAGCGCATTACCTGCGTACAGGTGAACAATTACCTGAACCCTCTCTGACGGAAGTCAGGGAAATTCTTTGTAGCCATCTGCGTGAACTGTACGACTTCTATGGCGATGTAATGGGGCCGCGTATCGCTCGCAAACATGTGGGCTGGTATTTGCAAACCGTCGCTGGCAGTGAGTTGTTTCGCCAACAGTTCAATCGTCTCGAAAACGCAGAAGAACAACATGCCAGCGTTCAAACATTTTTTGAACAGCTGATTACGAAAGAGGATATAGCGGCATGA
- a CDS encoding DUF3426 domain-containing protein — translation MSNMVTRCPKCATSFRITSAQLQSAKGAVRCGSCLHIFKAQDYLVSGSTANAAKPVDAPKVSPTKPASPKPTESTATRREPPKPTIPSAPVPKAAIPRPTEKSASTTPATSNKVASTQTAATKPPQPPAKPGDQKLAFSQDEINRELALSGDDDFLISDDMDEPDQPKQTDYEFDGFLDIEKLPKQSASLFDREIRLKEPEKDDVDPDEAWAMELLDEADDEMRSSSNELRSKNDKRNDEDEAFSAHERLSDVDQYNGEPEEDEQEEAKPRSTSFTPHSSPAYKGPVFNIVAEKDDAQHEDAEEIHAQPYNENQLYQQAMSDNGKDDSRLRAFDTSRAALLMNIMPEPVEMTTRYDRQRSAKRLWGGLSLLLVLILFIQIAWLQFDNLNRTEPYRSFYASVCSVVGCKLPALVDRSKIRAYNLVVRNHPKLENALIVDAILLNNASFQQPFPDLILAFSTIDDTPVASRRFKPQEYLRGELAGRSLMPQNQPVHLTLELVDPGSAAVNYHAYIPE, via the coding sequence ATGAGCAACATGGTTACCCGCTGCCCCAAATGCGCCACCTCATTTCGCATCACCAGCGCGCAATTGCAGTCCGCCAAGGGCGCCGTGCGTTGTGGCTCCTGTCTGCACATCTTCAAGGCGCAGGACTATCTGGTAAGCGGTAGTACGGCAAATGCAGCCAAACCGGTAGATGCGCCGAAGGTATCACCGACAAAACCTGCTTCCCCCAAGCCAACAGAAAGTACAGCGACCAGGCGAGAGCCCCCTAAACCGACTATACCGTCTGCGCCAGTGCCAAAGGCAGCAATACCCAGGCCCACTGAAAAATCTGCAAGTACGACGCCTGCAACGAGCAATAAAGTCGCATCAACCCAAACAGCGGCGACTAAACCGCCACAACCACCCGCAAAGCCCGGCGACCAGAAACTGGCATTCAGTCAGGATGAAATCAATCGCGAATTGGCCCTGAGTGGGGACGATGATTTTCTTATCAGCGATGACATGGATGAGCCGGATCAACCCAAGCAAACTGATTATGAGTTTGACGGCTTTCTGGATATTGAGAAGTTGCCCAAGCAAAGCGCCTCACTCTTCGACCGCGAAATTCGCCTTAAGGAACCGGAAAAAGATGATGTCGACCCGGACGAAGCCTGGGCGATGGAGCTGCTTGATGAAGCTGACGATGAAATGCGTAGCTCATCCAATGAATTGCGCAGCAAAAATGATAAAAGAAATGATGAGGACGAAGCATTCAGCGCTCACGAGCGATTGAGCGACGTCGACCAATACAATGGCGAACCGGAAGAGGATGAGCAGGAAGAGGCGAAACCGCGAAGCACTTCTTTTACCCCCCATTCTTCTCCCGCCTATAAAGGCCCGGTATTCAACATCGTTGCAGAGAAAGACGACGCGCAGCATGAAGATGCGGAAGAAATCCACGCCCAGCCTTACAACGAGAATCAGCTTTACCAACAGGCAATGAGCGACAACGGCAAGGATGACTCCCGCCTGCGCGCCTTCGATACTTCGCGCGCCGCGCTCTTGATGAACATCATGCCCGAGCCGGTCGAGATGACCACCCGCTATGATCGGCAACGTTCAGCCAAGCGCCTGTGGGGCGGATTATCCCTGCTGCTGGTGCTAATCCTGTTTATACAAATCGCCTGGTTGCAGTTCGATAATCTGAACCGCACCGAACCCTATCGCAGTTTTTATGCAAGTGTATGCTCGGTCGTCGGCTGTAAGCTGCCGGCACTGGTAGATCGCAGCAAAATCCGCGCGTACAACCTGGTGGTACGCAACCATCCCAAACTGGAAAATGCCCTGATTGTGGATGCCATCCTGTTGAACAACGCCAGTTTCCAGCAACCCTTCCCCGACCTGATCCTCGCATTCAGTACGATTGATGACACGCCCGTGGCTTCGCGCCGCTTCAAGCCCCAGGAATACCTGCGCGGGGAATTGGCCGGCAGGAGCCTGATGCCACAAAATCAACCGGTTCACCTCACTTTAGAACTGGTCGATCCTGGCTCTGCAGCAGTGAATTACCACGCGTATATTCCTGAATAA
- the prmA gene encoding 50S ribosomal protein L11 methyltransferase, with the protein MPWLQLKVKATRPQTEKLEDALLASGAVSVTLQDAADQPIFEPALGETPLWDDISVTGLYSADIDTVKATLQAQKIFGGELPEHKWELLEDKDWEREWMKNYHAIRCGERLWICPSWQQPPEPDKINLMLDPGLAFGTGTHPTTFMCLQWIDQQDLTDLHIVDYGCGSGILGVAALLMGARQVIGVDIDPQALLATTENAKRNNLPADAMPVYLPPRCPTVQADVVLANILAGPLAELAANLNALTKPGGKICLSGILGVQAESVMAAYAPWFDFDPVTSLDEWVRLTAIKTRS; encoded by the coding sequence AAAGCCACCCGCCCCCAAACTGAAAAACTCGAAGATGCGTTACTGGCCAGCGGTGCGGTTTCGGTCACCCTGCAAGATGCCGCCGATCAACCGATTTTCGAACCCGCATTAGGCGAGACACCGCTGTGGGACGATATCAGTGTTACCGGGCTCTATTCAGCAGACATCGATACCGTCAAGGCGACGCTGCAAGCGCAAAAAATTTTTGGTGGTGAGTTACCTGAACATAAATGGGAATTACTGGAAGACAAGGACTGGGAACGGGAATGGATGAAAAATTACCATGCGATCCGTTGCGGTGAACGTCTGTGGATTTGCCCCAGCTGGCAGCAACCGCCTGAGCCGGACAAGATCAACCTGATGCTCGACCCCGGCCTCGCCTTCGGTACCGGCACCCACCCCACCACCTTTATGTGCCTGCAGTGGATTGACCAACAGGATCTCACCGATCTGCATATTGTGGATTACGGTTGCGGCTCCGGCATCCTCGGTGTTGCAGCCCTATTGATGGGCGCCAGGCAGGTCATCGGTGTCGATATCGATCCACAAGCGTTATTGGCCACCACCGAAAACGCCAAACGCAATAACCTGCCGGCCGATGCCATGCCCGTGTACCTGCCACCGCGCTGCCCAACAGTGCAAGCCGATGTAGTCTTGGCTAATATCCTGGCCGGCCCATTGGCGGAATTGGCCGCGAATCTTAACGCACTGACCAAACCCGGCGGCAAGATTTGCTTGTCTGGCATCCTGGGTGTGCAAGCCGAGAGTGTGATGGCCGCTTATGCACCCTGGTTCGATTTCGATCCGGTGACCAGCCTGGACGAATGGGTGCGATTGACAGCGATCAAAACCCGCTCATAA